The genomic DNA ACCCGCCCCGGCGGCGATCGGGGCGAGGAGCAGCGGCAGGATCAGTCGGAGCATCTCGGTTTCCTTCCTCGGCATCGGTGAACGTGTCCCGACGTCACGATTCGTTCACGAGCAATGGTGTCCCATCGATGGTGGCCCGCCGTACGCCACGGTGACGCGATGATCGAACCCCGAATCCGAGAGAGAGCGAAACCCCATGAGCCGATTCGACGTCCCGACCCGCGAGCAGGTTCCCGCCGAGAGCCAGCAGATCTTCGACCAGATCGAGCAGAAGTTCGGCACCCTTCCGAATCTCTACGCCGTGCTCGGGCTGTCCCCCGTGGCCCTCCAGGGCCTGCTCCAGTTCCAGCCGGCGCTGGAGGAATCGAGCCTGGAGCCGCGCGAGGTGCAGGCGCTGCACCTGGCCACCTCGCAGGAGAACGGCTGCGACTACTGCCTGGCCGCCCACACCATGCTCGGCACGATGGCCGGTCTCGACCAGGCCACCACCGTGGCGATCCGCCGCGGCGAGGTCGAGGACCCGCGTCTGCGTGCCGCGTCGGATCTCGCACGCGATCTCGTGCGCAACCGGGGCAAGGTGAGCGACGACGTCGCCGACGCCTTCTTCGACGCCGGATTCGACAAGCGCCAGTTCGTCGACGCGGTGGCCCTGGTCGGTGCGAAGACGATCAGCAACTACATGCACAACGCCGTGGACTTCCCGGTGGACTTCCCCGAAGCGCCGGCTCTCGAGACGGCGACGCGGTGACAGCCGTGGAGGGCGACACGAGGCAGGACCTGCGCCGGAACCTCCTGCGTGCGGCGGCATGGCTGCGGAGCGAGCTTCGCGACTTCCTCGAGCCCTTCGGGCTCACCCCACCGCAGTACGAGATCCTGCGCATCCTGCAGAGCAGTGCGCCTGAACCCCTGAGCACCCTGCAGATCCGCGAGCGCGCGGTCGATCCCGCGTCGGATGCCTCGCGCCTCGTGGATCGCCTGGTGAACAAGGGACTGGTGGAGAAGGCGCCCTGCTGCGGCGACCGCCGGCTGGTCGACGTGACGATCACGCCGGCGGGCGCCACACTGCTCGAGCGGATCGGGGCCGAGCGGGAGCGTCTCGACGCCCCCCTGCGATCGCTCGACGACTCCGAAACGGAACGGCTCGCCCGGCTCCTCCGGAGTCTCCTGGACCGCGCGGGCGTGCAGGTGCCCGAGACCTCGGGCTAGCGCCGGCGTCGGATCAGCGAGTACACGAGCACTCCGCTGATGATCGTCACGGCCGCGGCCACCCACTCCCACGGCTTCTCCCACGCGGCGAGGACCCCGAGACCGATGGTGGCGACGACGTAGAACGCAGGGAGTCCGATCGACCCCGTCACCGGCACCGCCTCTGCTCCCTGCCGTCGGCGCAGGACGAACAGACCCGACACCGTCAGCGCGGCCGACAGCGAGAGCGTCAGTCCGAGGTACGACAGCAGCGATTCGAGGTCGGAGACGACGATCACGAGCACGGCCGCAGCCGCCTGTGCCCAGATCGCCTTGGCGGGGAGCTCTCCCCGGAATCGCAGCGAGGCGGGGAAGAGGCCGTCGTCCGCCATGCGCGCGAAGACCCGCGGCCCGGCCATGACCATCGACGACACCGAACTCAGCAGCGACAGTCCGACGACCGCCCGCACCAACTGCGCGCCCGTCTCGCCCATCAGCGCACGCGCGGCGGCGAACGCGACGTCGGGCCGGCCGGAGACGGCGTCGTGCGGAGCGAATCCGACGAAGACGGTGTTCAGGGCGAGGTAGACGAGCGTGACGGCGACCGTCGCGCGCAGCATGGCCCGCGGAACCGTCCGCGCGGGATCGCGCGCCTCACCGGCCACGTACACCGCCGCATTGAAGCCCGAGTAGCTGAGGGAGATCCACACCAGGGAACTCGCGAACACGGTGATCGAGAAGGGTCCCGGCGCGGGAGTCCCGGGCGCCCAATCCGCACCGCCCCGGATCCACAGGACCACGCAGATCCCGACGAAGG from Candidatus Krumholzibacteriia bacterium includes the following:
- a CDS encoding carboxymuconolactone decarboxylase family protein, with the translated sequence MSRFDVPTREQVPAESQQIFDQIEQKFGTLPNLYAVLGLSPVALQGLLQFQPALEESSLEPREVQALHLATSQENGCDYCLAAHTMLGTMAGLDQATTVAIRRGEVEDPRLRAASDLARDLVRNRGKVSDDVADAFFDAGFDKRQFVDAVALVGAKTISNYMHNAVDFPVDFPEAPALETATR
- a CDS encoding MarR family transcriptional regulator; protein product: MTAVEGDTRQDLRRNLLRAAAWLRSELRDFLEPFGLTPPQYEILRILQSSAPEPLSTLQIRERAVDPASDASRLVDRLVNKGLVEKAPCCGDRRLVDVTITPAGATLLERIGAERERLDAPLRSLDDSETERLARLLRSLLDRAGVQVPETSG
- a CDS encoding amino acid permease, with product MSEDERRHFGPTTLAALVVANMIGAGVFTTSGYALADLGSPARVLVAWLVGGLIALCGAIGYGALARQLTQSGGEYLFLSRVVHPAAGFVAGWISLLAGFTGAIAFAAHAFEGYVRPQDTAIPEHGLAIGAVLLAALLHGVRVRPGAWTQNLIVGLKLVVLVAFVGICVVLWIRGGADWAPGTPAPGPFSITVFASSLVWISLSYSGFNAAVYVAGEARDPARTVPRAMLRATVAVTLVYLALNTVFVGFAPHDAVSGRPDVAFAAARALMGETGAQLVRAVVGLSLLSSVSSMVMAGPRVFARMADDGLFPASLRFRGELPAKAIWAQAAAAVLVIVVSDLESLLSYLGLTLSLSAALTVSGLFVLRRRQGAEAVPVTGSIGLPAFYVVATIGLGVLAAWEKPWEWVAAAVTIISGVLVYSLIRRRR